The genomic region TACGTGAGCGGATCGGTCGGGTCCTCCCCGATTGCCTCGTCGTATTTTCCGAGTGCTTCCTCAAACTTTCCCGAGAGGGCCAGCTCCTCTGCTTTTTCGATAAAATCAGACAACTTCCTTACCATCCCGGTGGACCTTCACCCGTCCATCCTGTACCGATAAGGTGAACCCGTGTTCATACAACCATTCACGGGCGTTTCCGTGTCCGTGGATCATCAGCTCCACCAGATCTGCCGGCTCGTCCACATCCGTCGACATACGCATGGAGTCGATGATCTCGACGGTGAGTTCAAGTTCTTCGGCAATCTGGAGATGCCGTCTGAACGAGAATCCGTAGTATTCCACATGGAACTTCTCGGGTTTCTTAACAAAGATCACATTCGTCCCGCCGCCGAGCCCTGGGACGATCGCCATATCCGCCTTGGTGGAAATGACCCGCTGGAGACTGCCCGGCGTTACCATCGGGAGATCTGACATGATGATCAGGGAAGGGCAGTGAAACTGAGGAAGGGCCCAGTTGATCGCTTCATTGAGCCCCTCTTTTCGTACTGCCACGAGTGCATCCCGGCACTCATACTTTGACGTACAGAGAAGTGTGGCGCTGCATCCTGTCCTTCTGACCGCGAGGATCACGTCTTCCAGCATTATCCTCGCAAACTCTTCGCGCTCTTCCTGGGTTAGAATAGACGAAAGCCGCGTCTTCGGGTTGACCGGTTTGAACGGAATCAGGGCGTGGAAGTACATTGTTACTACTATTTGGGGTCTTTTGATGATAGATACTTTTCTCCTTAGGGATGCATCATCTGAAAGACTTTGACGATATCTTTTGAAGGTGCCACATCATGGACCCGCAGCACGTCTGCCCCGCCTTCAAGCAGGGCATACAGCACCGCAAGGGAACCGTACAGCCGTTCATGCGGCGGCTTATTCAGGCAGTCACCGATGAACGTTTTGCGGGAGGCCGCGGCAAGCAGCGGGTATCCGTATGATTTCAACTCGGAAAATCTGCGGCAGAGTTCCCAGTCGGCTTCACTCGACCGTTCCGCAATCCACTTCCCGATACCTGGATCCAGGATCAGCTGATCGATATTATACTGCTCTGCTCTGCAGATGATCTCTTTCAGGGCCGTGTGCGTGGAGGTGATGTCAGTCGGATCCCCCGGACGGTTGTGCGCCGTCATGGCAATCACCGGAAGACCGCTGTCCGCTGCGATCTTTGCGTACCTTTCATTCGAGAGTCCGCTGATGTCGTTCACCGCGGAAATGTCATATCTGAGTGCCGCTTCAAGGACCTCGGGATACATCGTATCGAGAGAAAAGACTGCTCCTGAATGTTCCAGATTCTGCAGCGTATGGACGACCCGTTCTTTTTCCTCCGCGACGGTGATCGGCGGCGCAGTAAGAGCCGTACTCCGTGCTCCGATGTCGATGATATCGGCACCTGCACGGAGCATCTCTTCGACGCGGGTCGTTACCAGTTCGAGAGGAGTGAACGAGTCCGAGAAGAAAGACTCAGGGCTGATATTGAGGACCCCCATCAACCGGGGGGGATTGGCGTTCCCGATGCCGATCCCTTTGATGCGGACTTCCATTATAAGTTCCGGATCTCAGGGTACAGCGGGTATTTCAGACAGAATGCCGTCACCTCAGCTTTGACCCCGGCAATGACCTTCTCATCACCGATGTGATTCAGGACCTTGGCGATCC from Methanocorpusculum sp. harbors:
- the folP gene encoding dihydropteroate synthase yields the protein MEVRIKGIGIGNANPPRLMGVLNISPESFFSDSFTPLELVTTRVEEMLRAGADIIDIGARSTALTAPPITVAEEKERVVHTLQNLEHSGAVFSLDTMYPEVLEAALRYDISAVNDISGLSNERYAKIAADSGLPVIAMTAHNRPGDPTDITSTHTALKEIICRAEQYNIDQLILDPGIGKWIAERSSEADWELCRRFSELKSYGYPLLAAASRKTFIGDCLNKPPHERLYGSLAVLYALLEGGADVLRVHDVAPSKDIVKVFQMMHP
- the cofC gene encoding 2-phospho-L-lactate guanylyltransferase; translated protein: MYFHALIPFKPVNPKTRLSSILTQEEREEFARIMLEDVILAVRRTGCSATLLCTSKYECRDALVAVRKEGLNEAINWALPQFHCPSLIIMSDLPMVTPGSLQRVISTKADMAIVPGLGGGTNVIFVKKPEKFHVEYYGFSFRRHLQIAEELELTVEIIDSMRMSTDVDEPADLVELMIHGHGNAREWLYEHGFTLSVQDGRVKVHRDGKEVV